One window from the genome of Trabulsiella odontotermitis encodes:
- the hybE gene encoding hydrogenase-2 assembly chaperone, translating to MSEDIAGFSASPAEAVQAAFEAISRDAMQNLSFLHPNMPVHVSPFSLFEGQWVGCVVTPWMLSALIFPGPDQVWPQRKVSEKIGLKLPFGDMTFTVGELDGVSQYLTCSLMSPLDHDLTAEQGVRLAEDCQRMLLSIPVSDPYAVHASRRALLFGRRSNEHA from the coding sequence ATGAGTGAGGATATCGCAGGTTTCTCTGCCAGCCCGGCAGAGGCGGTACAGGCGGCGTTTGAGGCCATTTCGCGTGACGCGATGCAGAACCTCTCGTTTTTGCACCCCAACATGCCGGTACATGTTTCGCCCTTCAGTCTGTTCGAAGGTCAGTGGGTGGGTTGCGTGGTGACGCCATGGATGCTGAGCGCGCTGATTTTCCCCGGGCCGGATCAGGTTTGGCCGCAACGGAAAGTGAGTGAAAAAATCGGGCTCAAACTGCCGTTTGGCGACATGACGTTTACCGTCGGCGAGCTGGACGGGGTTTCCCAGTATCTGACCTGTTCACTCATGTCGCCGCTGGATCATGACCTGACGGCAGAGCAGGGCGTGCGGCTGGCGGAAGACTGCCAGCGGATGCTGCTCTCTATTCCGGTCAGCGATCCTTATGCCGTGCATGCCAGCCGCCGCGCGCTGCT